Proteins co-encoded in one Xanthomonas campestris pv. badrii genomic window:
- a CDS encoding TonB-dependent receptor — MSTLHTLRLHALACAVVSCLCAPAALAQDTPAAAPATPPAADSAAVNLDAVFVTGTSTATTKLKSSVSVSTVGAEAIEQSAPRSTAEIFRNIPGIRSESSGGEGNANIAVRGLPVASGGAKFLQLQEDGLPVMEFGDIAFGNADIFLRSDFSLDRIEAIRGGSASTFTSNAPGGIINFISKTGDTEGGSVGVSRGLDYDNTRIDFNYGAPFAEQWQFNIGGFFRQGDGVRDAGYTTDKGGQLKANLTRLFDNGYVRLYGKYLNDRAAGYLPVPTSVRGRDGSPDLGGFPGFDPGNDTLYSRNFRTDVGLDGNNQPRRTDLGDGMHPISRTIGAEAWFDLGNGWNLSEKFRVADNSGRFVSPFPAEVTDAASLASSIGGAGAQLVEAGGPNAGQAYTGNAIRTHLFNVAINDLGNVTNDLSVSREFGGDGRTLNLRMGYYSSRQTIDMDWTWNSYVQSLGRDSRLLNVVDATGVSRSQNGLYAYGTPFWGDCCITRSYDVRYDVNAPYVALTFDSGKFSIDGSLRYDMGDARGSYNGTAIAQNLDVNGDGVIQPVEQRVATVDTANARPVDYDWNYLSYSLGGNYLITDDLGAFARISRGARANADRLLFGVVRDDGSVSSDEGVNVVRQAEAGLKWRRDGLSLFATAFSARTQEQNFEVTSQRFFNRSYQAHGVELEASYRHEGFTVNGGLTWTDAEISRDQITPENTGNVPRRQADVVWQLTPSYRGDGYQFGVNLIGTTDAYTQDSNQLKMPGYTQVNLFGDYRVTDALTVALNVNNLFNTFGLTEAEEATIPANGIIRARSIAGRTTSISLRYDF; from the coding sequence ATGTCCACCTTGCATACCCTGCGCCTGCACGCTCTGGCCTGCGCGGTCGTTTCCTGCCTGTGCGCGCCCGCCGCGCTGGCCCAGGACACGCCAGCAGCCGCGCCCGCCACACCGCCGGCTGCCGACAGCGCCGCGGTCAATCTGGACGCGGTGTTCGTCACCGGCACCTCCACCGCCACCACCAAGCTGAAATCCAGCGTCTCGGTCAGCACCGTCGGTGCCGAGGCCATCGAACAGTCGGCGCCGCGCAGCACGGCGGAAATCTTCCGCAACATTCCCGGCATCCGTTCCGAGTCCAGCGGCGGCGAAGGCAACGCCAATATCGCCGTGCGCGGCCTCCCCGTCGCCTCCGGCGGCGCCAAGTTCCTGCAGCTGCAGGAAGACGGCCTGCCGGTGATGGAGTTCGGCGACATCGCCTTCGGCAACGCCGACATCTTCCTGCGCTCGGATTTCAGCCTGGATCGCATCGAGGCCATCCGCGGCGGCTCGGCCTCGACGTTCACCAGCAACGCGCCCGGCGGCATCATCAACTTCATCAGCAAGACCGGCGACACCGAAGGCGGCAGCGTCGGCGTCAGCCGCGGTCTGGACTACGACAACACCCGTATCGACTTCAATTACGGCGCGCCGTTTGCCGAGCAGTGGCAGTTCAACATCGGCGGCTTCTTCCGCCAGGGCGATGGCGTGCGCGATGCCGGCTACACCACCGACAAGGGTGGCCAGCTCAAGGCCAACCTCACCCGCCTGTTCGACAACGGCTACGTGCGCCTGTACGGCAAATACCTCAACGACCGCGCCGCCGGCTATCTGCCGGTGCCCACCTCCGTGCGCGGCCGCGATGGCTCGCCGGACCTGGGCGGTTTCCCCGGCTTCGATCCCGGCAACGACACCTTGTACAGCCGCAATTTCCGCACCGATGTCGGCCTGGATGGCAACAACCAGCCGCGCCGCACCGACCTGGGCGATGGCATGCACCCGATTTCGCGCACCATCGGTGCCGAAGCCTGGTTCGACCTGGGCAATGGCTGGAACCTGAGCGAGAAATTCCGCGTCGCCGACAACAGCGGCCGCTTCGTCAGCCCGTTCCCGGCCGAAGTCACCGATGCCGCATCGCTGGCATCGTCCATCGGCGGCGCCGGCGCGCAGCTGGTGGAAGCCGGTGGCCCCAATGCCGGCCAGGCCTACACCGGCAACGCCATCCGCACCCATCTGTTCAATGTCGCCATCAACGACCTGGGCAACGTCACCAACGACCTCAGCGTTTCGCGCGAGTTCGGTGGCGATGGCCGCACCCTCAACCTGCGCATGGGCTACTACAGCTCGCGCCAGACCATCGACATGGACTGGACCTGGAACTCCTACGTGCAGAGCCTGGGCCGTGACTCGCGCCTGCTCAACGTGGTCGACGCCACCGGCGTGTCGCGCTCGCAGAACGGCCTGTATGCCTATGGCACACCGTTCTGGGGCGACTGCTGCATCACCCGCAGCTACGACGTGCGCTACGACGTCAACGCACCGTATGTGGCACTGACCTTCGACAGCGGCAAGTTCAGCATCGACGGCAGCCTGCGTTACGACATGGGCGATGCGCGCGGCAGCTACAACGGCACCGCGATCGCACAGAACCTGGACGTCAACGGCGATGGCGTGATCCAGCCGGTGGAACAACGCGTGGCCACCGTGGACACCGCCAACGCACGGCCGGTGGACTACGACTGGAACTACCTGTCGTATTCGCTGGGCGGCAACTACCTGATCACCGACGACCTGGGCGCCTTCGCGCGCATCAGCCGCGGCGCACGCGCCAACGCAGACCGCCTGTTGTTCGGCGTGGTGCGCGACGACGGCTCGGTGTCCTCCGATGAAGGCGTCAACGTGGTGCGCCAGGCCGAAGCCGGCCTGAAGTGGCGTCGCGACGGGCTGAGCCTGTTCGCCACCGCGTTCTCCGCACGCACCCAGGAGCAGAACTTCGAAGTCACCAGCCAGCGCTTCTTCAACCGCAGCTACCAAGCGCACGGCGTGGAACTGGAAGCCAGCTACCGCCATGAAGGCTTCACTGTCAACGGCGGCCTGACCTGGACCGATGCGGAGATCTCCCGCGACCAGATCACCCCGGAAAACACCGGCAATGTGCCGCGCCGGCAGGCCGACGTGGTGTGGCAGCTCACCCCCAGCTACCGTGGCGATGGCTACCAGTTCGGCGTCAACCTGATCGGCACCACCGATGCCTACACCCAGGATTCCAACCAGTTGAAGATGCCGGGCTATACGCAGGTGAACCTGTTCGGGGACTACCGCGTGACCGACGCGCTCACCGTGGCGCTCAACGTCAACAACCTGTTCAACACCTTTGGCCTGACCGAAGCCGAAGAAGCCACGATTCCGGCCAACGGCATCATCCGCGCGCGCTCGATTGCCGGCCGCACCACCAGCATCAGCCTGCGTTACGACTTCTAA
- a CDS encoding alpha-amylase family protein has protein sequence MSTSPNDPTPWRAAFAAPLDASQAGALLARFDRHAPRLLAALHALYGQRSDYAQWLTHWLAALGSSAQQRPQALQELDATRKPGWFGEQHMLGYSAYVDRFAGTLQGVAERVPYLQELGVRYLHLLPFLRARAGDNDGGFAVSDYGQVEPSLGSNDDLVALTTRLREAGISLCADFVLNHTADDHAWARAARAGDTRYLDYYHHFADRQRPDQYDATLVQVFPHTAPGNFTWVEATGQWMWTTFYPYQWDLNWGNPAVFGEMALALLQLANLGVEAFRLDSTAYLWKRPGTNCMNQPEAHTLLVALRAVADIVAPAVAMKAEAIVPMAELPPYFGSGTDQGHECHLAYHSTLMAAGWSALALQRGDILHHVIGNSPPLPANCAWLSYVRCHDDIGWNVLQHEATGNAAQPPFALRDVARFYANAVPGSYARGEPFQSSGDGVHGTNGMAAALTGIQAAVESADAAAVALAVDRLILLYALALAMPGVPLIYMGDELGLPNDTSYRSDPGRRHEGRWLHRPAMDWQRAAQRHDDSSLAGQIYQRLHALIQQRAALPALAANHSLGSVRLADTQVFALTRGEGFLALHNFSDRPLHAELAGKVDGRWRVLGDRSESAAAPLGDDMRLVLPGYAVRWLQRID, from the coding sequence ATGAGCACCTCCCCCAACGATCCCACCCCATGGCGCGCGGCATTTGCCGCGCCGCTGGATGCATCGCAGGCAGGCGCGCTGCTGGCGCGCTTCGATCGCCACGCACCGCGCCTGCTGGCGGCGCTGCACGCGCTGTATGGCCAGCGCAGCGACTACGCGCAATGGCTCACACACTGGCTGGCTGCGCTTGGCAGCAGTGCCCAGCAGCGTCCGCAGGCGCTACAAGAGCTGGATGCAACGCGCAAACCGGGCTGGTTCGGCGAGCAGCACATGCTGGGCTACAGCGCCTACGTGGACCGCTTTGCCGGCACGCTGCAGGGCGTGGCAGAACGCGTGCCTTACCTGCAGGAGCTGGGCGTGCGCTACCTGCACCTGCTGCCGTTCCTGCGCGCACGCGCCGGCGACAACGACGGCGGCTTTGCCGTCAGCGACTACGGCCAGGTCGAACCCAGCCTTGGCAGCAACGACGATCTGGTCGCGCTCACCACACGGCTGCGCGAGGCCGGCATCAGCCTGTGTGCGGACTTCGTCCTCAACCACACTGCCGACGACCATGCCTGGGCCCGCGCCGCACGCGCCGGCGACACGCGCTACCTCGACTACTACCACCACTTTGCCGACCGCCAGCGTCCCGACCAGTACGACGCCACGCTGGTGCAGGTCTTCCCGCATACCGCACCGGGCAACTTCACCTGGGTGGAGGCCACCGGGCAGTGGATGTGGACCACGTTCTACCCCTATCAGTGGGATCTGAACTGGGGCAACCCGGCGGTGTTCGGCGAGATGGCGTTGGCCCTCCTGCAGCTGGCCAACCTGGGCGTGGAAGCCTTCCGCCTGGATTCCACCGCTTACCTGTGGAAGCGCCCCGGCACCAACTGCATGAACCAGCCCGAGGCCCACACCCTCCTGGTGGCGCTGCGTGCGGTGGCCGATATCGTGGCGCCGGCGGTGGCGATGAAGGCCGAAGCCATCGTGCCGATGGCCGAACTGCCGCCGTACTTCGGCAGCGGCACCGACCAGGGCCATGAATGTCACCTGGCGTACCACAGCACGCTGATGGCCGCCGGTTGGTCGGCATTGGCACTGCAACGCGGCGATATCCTGCATCACGTCATCGGCAACAGCCCGCCGCTGCCGGCCAATTGCGCATGGCTGAGTTATGTACGTTGTCACGACGACATCGGGTGGAACGTGTTGCAGCACGAAGCGACAGGCAATGCCGCGCAGCCGCCCTTCGCACTGCGCGATGTCGCGCGCTTCTATGCCAACGCGGTGCCTGGCAGCTACGCGCGCGGCGAACCCTTCCAGAGCAGCGGCGACGGCGTGCACGGCACCAACGGCATGGCCGCGGCGCTGACCGGCATCCAGGCGGCTGTTGAAAGCGCAGATGCGGCAGCAGTGGCGCTGGCAGTGGACCGGCTGATACTGCTCTATGCGCTCGCCCTGGCAATGCCTGGCGTACCGCTGATCTACATGGGCGACGAACTGGGCTTGCCCAACGACACCAGTTACCGCAGCGATCCCGGGCGCCGGCACGAGGGCCGCTGGCTGCATCGGCCGGCGATGGACTGGCAACGCGCGGCGCAGCGGCATGACGACAGCAGCCTGGCCGGGCAGATTTATCAGCGCCTGCATGCGTTGATCCAGCAACGCGCAGCACTCCCGGCACTTGCTGCAAATCACTCGCTGGGTAGCGTGCGACTGGCTGACACGCAGGTGTTTGCGCTGACGCGTGGCGAGGGCTTTCTCGCCCTCCACAACTTCAGCGATCGACCGCTGCACGCCGAGCTTGCGGGCAAGGTCGACGGCCGTTGGCGGGTGTTGGGAGACCGAAGCGAATCAGCTGCAGCACCGCTGGGCGATGACATGCGCCTTGTACTGCCGGGGTATGCCGTGCGCTGGTTGCAACGTATCGATTGA
- a CDS encoding type 1 glutamine amidotransferase domain-containing protein: protein MKILMVLTSHDTLGDTGKKTGFWLEEFAAPYYVFKDAGADITLVSPKGGQPPLDPKSDEPDAQTEATKRFKQDSAAQQALATTHRLADVKAEDFDAVFYPGGHGPLWDLAEDTHSIALIEAFAKADKPHGLVCHAPGALRRVKGSDGKPLVNGRRVTGFTNGEEEGVGLTKIVPFLVEDVLTELGGRYEKGADWGVHVVTAGTLVTGQNPASSEKTAQTLLDLLKR from the coding sequence ATGAAGATCCTGATGGTGCTCACGTCCCACGACACACTCGGCGACACCGGCAAGAAGACCGGTTTCTGGCTGGAAGAGTTCGCCGCGCCGTACTACGTCTTCAAGGACGCTGGCGCCGATATCACCCTGGTCTCGCCCAAGGGCGGCCAGCCGCCGCTGGACCCGAAGAGCGACGAGCCCGATGCGCAAACCGAGGCGACCAAGCGCTTCAAGCAGGACAGTGCCGCGCAGCAGGCCCTGGCCACGACGCATCGCCTTGCCGACGTAAAGGCCGAGGACTTCGATGCGGTGTTCTACCCGGGTGGTCACGGGCCGCTGTGGGATCTGGCCGAAGACACGCACTCGATCGCGCTGATCGAGGCCTTTGCCAAGGCCGACAAGCCGCATGGCCTGGTCTGTCATGCGCCGGGCGCGCTGCGTCGGGTCAAGGGCAGCGACGGCAAACCGTTGGTCAACGGCCGCCGCGTCACCGGTTTCACCAATGGTGAGGAAGAGGGCGTGGGCCTGACCAAGATCGTGCCGTTCCTGGTGGAAGACGTACTGACCGAACTCGGTGGCCGCTACGAGAAGGGCGCCGACTGGGGCGTACACGTGGTCACCGCTGGCACGCTGGTGACCGGGCAGAATCCGGCCTCGTCGGAGAAGACCGCGCAAACGCTGCTGGACCTGCTGAAGCGCTGA
- a CDS encoding flavohemoglobin expression-modulating QEGLA motif protein translates to MPSRKGPPDIVHHAALDARLVKAVRGVRLLALASWPRSLQEPFLHSVARGQPELPQVEYPVLDFGDTRRELSAIAKAADPHHPIGAYLIDSTHSWDLAAGLLESLGTAAVSDYSAQLFGVPDDPMPGNGPSTREAARHFIQIAQELDRELLAPEEQVPVSATALRMQLQNDLDGFFEGRVITVTLDPDLLAKAAAGAHRIRLRSGATFSDYDRAQLFHHEALVHSLTALNGRAQVHLPSLGISSPRTTATQEGLATFAEQITGSIDIERMKRISMRIEAIAMARAGADFIEVFRYFTTGGQNAAESFSSAQRVFRGVPTQGGGAFTKDTVYLRGLVAVHTFFRHALQRDQLQLCRYLFAGKMALGDVARFAPLFDSGVLVAPRWLPPWVSRASGLAGMLAFSLFANRIRMDQLQPPAINV, encoded by the coding sequence ATGCCATCGCGCAAGGGCCCGCCGGACATCGTCCACCACGCGGCGCTGGATGCGCGCCTGGTCAAGGCCGTGCGCGGGGTGCGTTTGCTGGCGTTGGCGAGCTGGCCGCGCTCGCTGCAGGAGCCGTTCCTGCACAGCGTGGCGCGCGGGCAGCCGGAGCTGCCGCAGGTGGAGTACCCGGTACTGGATTTTGGCGACACCCGGCGCGAGCTTTCAGCGATTGCGAAGGCGGCCGATCCGCATCATCCGATCGGTGCCTACCTGATCGATTCGACCCATAGCTGGGATCTGGCCGCCGGCCTGCTGGAGTCGCTGGGCACCGCGGCGGTCAGCGATTATTCGGCGCAGCTGTTCGGTGTGCCCGACGACCCGATGCCGGGCAATGGCCCGAGCACGCGCGAAGCCGCCCGACATTTCATCCAGATCGCGCAGGAGCTGGACCGCGAACTGCTTGCACCGGAAGAGCAGGTGCCGGTCTCGGCCACTGCCTTGCGCATGCAGCTGCAGAACGATCTGGACGGCTTCTTCGAGGGGCGCGTGATCACCGTGACGCTGGATCCGGATCTGCTCGCCAAGGCGGCGGCCGGCGCGCACCGCATCCGCCTGCGCAGCGGCGCCACCTTCAGCGATTACGACCGCGCGCAGCTGTTCCATCATGAGGCGCTGGTGCATTCGCTCACCGCGCTCAACGGGCGCGCGCAGGTGCACCTGCCCAGCCTGGGCATTTCCTCGCCGCGCACCACCGCAACACAGGAAGGTCTGGCGACCTTTGCCGAGCAGATCACCGGCAGCATCGATATCGAACGCATGAAGCGCATCAGCATGCGCATCGAGGCGATTGCGATGGCGCGTGCAGGTGCGGATTTCATCGAGGTGTTCCGCTATTTCACCACTGGCGGGCAGAACGCGGCGGAGAGTTTTTCCTCGGCGCAGCGTGTCTTTCGTGGCGTGCCCACCCAGGGCGGCGGTGCGTTCACCAAGGACACCGTGTACCTGCGTGGGCTGGTGGCCGTGCACACCTTCTTCCGGCATGCCCTGCAGCGCGACCAGCTGCAGCTGTGCCGGTATCTGTTTGCCGGCAAGATGGCGTTGGGCGATGTGGCGCGGTTTGCGCCCTTGTTCGACAGCGGCGTGCTGGTGGCGCCGCGCTGGCTGCCGCCGTGGGTGAGCCGCGCCAGTGGGCTGGCCGGCATGCTGGCGTTCTCGTTGTTCGCCAATCGCATTCGCATGGACCAGCTGCAGCCGCCAGCGATCAATGTGTGA
- the rsgA gene encoding ribosome small subunit-dependent GTPase A gives MSTPSPDYPTLQSIGWPWPGPPEEASWQAIFAAHPQALPARVVEQHRTGYVVADTPEASLKAESLPEWQRPRFPSHERAAVGDWVLMEGKRIVALLPRRTSIKRGAAGEHYHQQVIAANIDTVFIVCGLDADFNPRRIERYLLLVGGGGAQPVVVLTKADQTEYAEDALAVLEELEAQNIPLRAVNAKDPASVAALRPWLGDGRTAVLVGSSGAGKSTLTNTLLGTEKMKTNAVRENDSRGRHTTTHRALIPLPTGACLIDTPGMRELKPTGEEDLAEGGFSDVEALAAQCRFNDCAHIAEPGCAVQAAIEAGDLDPERVANYMKLRVEVASAAEKLATRVAQNTRGKGSGKRPASVDRPGRR, from the coding sequence ATGAGCACGCCTTCCCCGGATTACCCCACCCTCCAATCCATCGGCTGGCCCTGGCCCGGGCCGCCGGAAGAGGCTTCCTGGCAGGCGATCTTCGCTGCGCATCCGCAGGCATTGCCGGCGCGGGTGGTGGAGCAGCACCGCACCGGCTATGTGGTGGCCGATACGCCCGAGGCCAGCCTGAAGGCCGAGTCGTTGCCGGAGTGGCAGCGGCCGCGCTTTCCCAGCCATGAGCGGGCGGCGGTGGGCGATTGGGTGTTGATGGAGGGCAAGCGCATCGTGGCGCTGCTGCCGCGGCGCACCTCGATCAAGCGTGGGGCGGCCGGCGAGCATTACCACCAGCAGGTGATCGCGGCCAATATCGATACGGTGTTCATCGTGTGCGGGCTGGATGCGGACTTCAATCCGCGCCGCATCGAGCGCTACCTGTTGCTGGTCGGTGGCGGGGGGGCGCAGCCGGTGGTGGTACTGACCAAGGCCGACCAGACCGAGTACGCCGAGGATGCGTTGGCGGTGCTGGAGGAGCTGGAAGCGCAGAACATCCCGCTGCGCGCGGTCAATGCCAAGGACCCGGCCAGCGTGGCCGCGTTGCGGCCGTGGCTGGGCGATGGCCGTACGGCGGTGCTGGTGGGTTCGTCCGGTGCGGGCAAGTCCACCTTGACCAACACCTTGCTGGGCACCGAGAAAATGAAGACCAATGCGGTGCGCGAAAACGATTCGCGTGGCCGGCATACCACCACGCATCGTGCGCTGATTCCGTTGCCCACCGGTGCGTGCCTGATCGATACGCCTGGCATGCGCGAGCTCAAGCCCACCGGTGAGGAAGATCTGGCCGAAGGCGGTTTCTCCGATGTGGAGGCGCTGGCGGCGCAGTGCCGTTTCAACGACTGCGCGCATATCGCCGAGCCGGGATGCGCGGTGCAGGCGGCGATCGAAGCCGGCGACCTGGATCCGGAGCGTGTCGCCAACTACATGAAGCTGCGTGTGGAAGTGGCCAGTGCAGCCGAAAAACTTGCCACCCGTGTCGCGCAGAACACGCGCGGCAAGGGCTCGGGCAAGCGGCCGGCCAGCGTCGATCGTCCCGGGCGGCGCTGA
- a CDS encoding pyridoxal phosphate-dependent aminotransferase, with translation MSTAPQKPLAIRERLSEVRYEIRGELARRARELEAQGRKLIKLNIGNPGAFGFRAPEHLQRAIADDMGRTDPYTHQQGLPEAREAIATAYSRRQHPDAHPDRIFLGNGVSELIDLSLRALLNPGDEVLVPSPDYPLWSAATILNDGRPVYYRCAPENGFQPDPVEIETLVSSRTRAIVLINPNNPSGASYSRELLERIVAIATKHNLLLMVDEIYDQVLYDGAEFVPVAPLAGAHPCITFSGLSKVHRACGWRVGWALLSGEQSRINDLRNAMDLLGALRLCANVPGQYAIDAAVNGPDTISALCAPGGRLYETRRAVIEACAASAHLQLVAPAGALYAFPAVVGAAARNFDDHAFALDLMNEEGVLVVPGSSFNVPYRHHFRVTLMPEASVMRDVFARIDRALARRAEAVTKVVPLKPRSVA, from the coding sequence ATGTCCACTGCCCCGCAAAAGCCGCTCGCCATCCGCGAGCGTCTGTCCGAAGTCCGCTACGAAATCCGGGGCGAACTGGCGCGGCGAGCGCGGGAGCTGGAGGCACAGGGCCGCAAGCTGATCAAGCTCAATATCGGTAACCCGGGTGCATTCGGGTTCCGCGCGCCGGAGCATCTGCAGCGCGCGATCGCCGACGACATGGGCCGCACCGATCCCTACACCCATCAGCAGGGCCTGCCGGAAGCGCGCGAAGCCATCGCCACCGCGTACTCGCGCCGCCAGCACCCGGATGCGCACCCGGACCGGATCTTCCTGGGTAACGGCGTCAGCGAGTTGATCGACCTGTCGCTGCGCGCCCTGCTCAATCCCGGCGACGAAGTGCTGGTGCCCTCGCCCGACTACCCGCTGTGGTCGGCGGCCACCATCCTCAACGATGGCCGCCCGGTGTACTACCGCTGCGCGCCGGAGAACGGCTTTCAGCCGGACCCGGTGGAGATCGAGACGCTGGTGTCCTCGCGCACCCGCGCCATCGTGCTGATCAACCCGAACAACCCCAGCGGCGCCAGCTACTCGCGCGAACTGCTGGAGCGCATCGTGGCGATCGCCACCAAGCACAACCTGTTGCTGATGGTCGACGAGATCTACGACCAGGTGCTCTACGACGGCGCGGAATTCGTGCCGGTGGCGCCGCTGGCAGGCGCACACCCCTGCATCACCTTCAGCGGCCTGAGCAAGGTGCACCGTGCCTGCGGCTGGCGGGTGGGCTGGGCGCTGCTGTCCGGCGAGCAATCGCGCATCAACGACCTGCGCAACGCAATGGACCTGCTCGGCGCCTTGCGCCTGTGCGCCAATGTGCCGGGCCAGTACGCCATCGATGCGGCGGTCAACGGGCCGGACACCATCTCGGCGCTGTGCGCGCCGGGTGGCCGCCTGTATGAAACCCGCCGGGCGGTGATCGAGGCCTGTGCGGCCAGCGCGCATCTGCAGCTGGTGGCACCGGCCGGGGCGCTGTACGCATTCCCGGCGGTGGTGGGCGCGGCCGCGCGTAACTTCGACGATCACGCGTTCGCGCTCGATCTGATGAACGAGGAAGGCGTGCTGGTGGTGCCGGGCTCCAGCTTCAACGTGCCGTATCGCCATCACTTCCGCGTGACCCTGATGCCGGAAGCCAGCGTGATGCGCGACGTGTTCGCACGTATCGACCGCGCCCTGGCACGCCGCGCCGAGGCGGTGACCAAGGTGGTGCCGCTGAAACCGCGCAGCGTGGCGTGA
- a CDS encoding SGNH/GDSL hydrolase family protein, with translation MAALGVPQRYLALGDSYTIGEGVAAAQGWPAQLADGLRAHGWTVQAPQIIATTGWTTDQLQAGIDAAAPQGPFDLLSLLIGVNNQYRERSLDDYRSQFDALLQHAIDLAGGHAARVLVLSIPDWGLTPFARAQGRDAGLIAAQIDAFNAVAAERCAERAVRFVDITPTSRDGGDAVEMLVEDGLHPSAAMYARWAAVALPAARDALGAIGSVSRME, from the coding sequence ATGGCCGCGCTGGGCGTGCCGCAGCGCTATCTGGCGCTGGGCGATTCGTACACGATTGGCGAAGGCGTCGCCGCTGCGCAGGGGTGGCCGGCGCAGCTGGCCGATGGCCTGCGTGCGCACGGGTGGACGGTGCAAGCACCACAGATCATCGCCACCACCGGCTGGACCACCGATCAATTGCAGGCCGGAATCGATGCGGCCGCGCCGCAGGGCCCGTTCGATCTGCTGAGCCTGCTGATCGGTGTCAACAACCAGTACCGCGAGCGCTCATTGGACGACTACCGCAGCCAGTTCGATGCGCTGCTGCAGCACGCGATCGACCTGGCTGGCGGGCATGCCGCACGCGTGCTGGTGCTGTCGATTCCCGATTGGGGGCTGACGCCATTCGCACGCGCGCAAGGCCGCGACGCCGGGTTGATTGCAGCGCAGATCGACGCGTTCAACGCTGTGGCGGCGGAGCGCTGTGCCGAGCGCGCAGTCCGCTTCGTCGATATCACACCCACAAGCCGCGATGGCGGCGATGCGGTGGAGATGCTGGTCGAAGATGGCCTGCACCCCTCGGCCGCGATGTATGCGCGCTGGGCCGCGGTGGCCTTGCCCGCAGCACGCGATGCACTGGGCGCGATCGGCTCGGTGAGCAGAATGGAGTAG
- a CDS encoding methyltransferase, with translation MSRAQALTIARAFLPPHPLGNRYDYYYTQAKLRTDPLYPGVLAQLRSTIAPVLDLGCGLGLLAHALRADGQALAYYGVDVDASKIRRAHHIAQRSALGNTRFEVVDLSLAWPQHQGSVTILDVLQYLQSDMQAGLLRSVAQMLTPGAKLVIRSALGDDSRRGRTSRVTDVLAHLSGWMQRMPRSYPTRDSLQAQLDAAGLRATFAPLYGNTPFNNWLIVAEPR, from the coding sequence ATGAGCCGCGCACAGGCGCTGACCATTGCACGCGCCTTCCTGCCTCCGCATCCGCTGGGCAACCGGTACGACTACTACTACACCCAGGCCAAGCTGCGTACCGACCCGCTGTATCCGGGCGTGCTGGCGCAGCTGCGCAGCACCATCGCGCCGGTGCTGGACCTGGGCTGCGGGCTGGGCCTGCTTGCCCATGCCTTGCGCGCCGATGGCCAGGCGCTGGCGTATTACGGCGTGGATGTGGACGCCTCCAAGATCCGCCGCGCGCACCACATCGCGCAGCGCTCGGCGCTGGGCAACACCAGATTCGAGGTGGTCGACCTGAGCCTGGCATGGCCGCAGCACCAGGGCAGCGTGACCATCCTGGATGTGCTGCAGTACCTGCAGTCGGACATGCAGGCCGGCCTGCTGCGCAGCGTGGCGCAGATGCTGACCCCCGGAGCCAAGCTGGTGATCCGCAGCGCCCTGGGCGACGACAGCCGGCGCGGCCGCACCAGCCGCGTCACCGACGTGCTGGCGCACCTGAGCGGCTGGATGCAACGCATGCCGCGCAGCTACCCCACCCGCGACAGCCTGCAGGCCCAGCTGGATGCCGCAGGCCTGCGCGCCACGTTTGCGCCGCTGTACGGCAATACCCCGTTCAACAACTGGCTGATCGTGGCCGAACCGCGCTGA
- a CDS encoding polysaccharide deacetylase family protein gives MTTPETLYRTPSRPYRWVGLFALSQAAVAVLWWHLGWAWGLPALLVSHALFVVPVFLPRARLYAPVLARLPGRAPQVWLTIDDGPSDDTPAILDLLDAYDAQATFFVVGARAEQRPELVREIVRRGHGIGNHSHTHPQAWFWALGPHRMAQEIGLAQRTLAAITGQAPRLYRSVVGMTNPFVASPLRAHGLTRVAWSARGFDGVRCEPAATVARIVRDLHPGAIVLLHEGAAHGHNLTILRGVLDAMQARGLAGRRPD, from the coding sequence ATGACCACGCCGGAAACGCTGTATCGCACCCCCTCGCGCCCGTACCGCTGGGTGGGCCTGTTCGCCCTCTCGCAAGCGGCAGTGGCAGTGCTGTGGTGGCACCTGGGCTGGGCCTGGGGCCTGCCGGCGCTGCTGGTGTCGCATGCGCTGTTCGTGGTGCCGGTATTCCTGCCGCGCGCACGCCTGTATGCGCCGGTGTTGGCACGGCTGCCCGGACGGGCGCCGCAGGTGTGGCTGACCATCGACGACGGCCCCTCCGACGACACCCCGGCGATCCTGGACCTGCTCGACGCCTACGACGCCCAGGCGACATTTTTCGTGGTCGGTGCACGCGCCGAACAGCGGCCGGAGCTGGTGCGCGAGATCGTGCGGCGCGGGCACGGCATCGGCAATCACAGCCATACCCATCCGCAGGCCTGGTTCTGGGCGCTGGGCCCGCACCGCATGGCACAGGAGATCGGCCTGGCACAGCGCACCCTGGCTGCCATCACCGGGCAGGCGCCGCGGCTGTACCGCTCGGTGGTCGGCATGACCAATCCCTTCGTCGCCTCGCCGCTGCGCGCACACGGGCTGACCCGGGTGGCGTGGAGCGCGCGCGGCTTCGACGGCGTGCGTTGCGAGCCGGCCGCCACCGTGGCGCGCATCGTGCGCGACCTGCACCCCGGCGCCATCGTGTTGCTGCACGAAGGCGCCGCGCACGGCCACAACCTCACCATCCTGCGCGGCGTGCTGGACGCGATGCAGGCGCGCGGGCTGGCGGGGCGGCGCCCGGATTGA